A segment of the Superficieibacter sp. HKU1 genome:
CCGGGGCGCTTCAGGGGTTGCCGGCCCTTCACGGCCGCGGTCAGGGTTTCATCTGCCTGAACGGACTGGCCGTCATCAACCGGCGTCTGCCGGTCGGTGGATTTATTACGCGTAAACAGTGAAAGCATTACAGGGCCTCCGTGCGCTCGCCAGGCATGGCATACTGCGTCTGGCTGTAGAACGGGAACACAGTGCTGTAACCCGGCACCGGCGTGTTACCGTCTGCCAGGTGGGGATACAGATACATCACCATGTCGGGGTTGGGCAGCCGGGGAAACTGCTGGGTGATTTCGCTTTCCTGAGTACGGCTGTAGCTGCGGTCGGCCTGCGCGTCCGCCTGCGTTTCGCTGCCCGTCAGCGGCCGTCGCAGCGTGTCGCGGGCCGCCGCAGACTGGCGGGAAGTACTGCCGCCACCGTCCGCCCCGTTCCACAGTTCAAGCATGGTGTTATCGCCCGCCGGCAGCATTTCCTCTTTGGAGGTTGAGCAGCCGCTGAGCATTACACAGCTCAGGGCCAGAATGAAAACCGTTCTGTACATTACCGGTATCTCCTTTGTGAGGCGGCCGGATCGTAACCGCCGCAGATAAAAACGAACGCACTGACATTCAGCAGGTGCCCCAGCTCCCGTAATGTCATACGCGGGCAGTAAAGCCGGCGCGGGATTTTCGGGCTGCGCCACGAAACGGCACACTCCCGGGCACTGAGCGGCAGGGAGAACCTGCCGATATCCAGTAAAAGCTGGCCATCGCGCCAGCGCAGTAAAGGTGCGCCGGCAGGCAACAGCGCTACGGGTCGCAGCAACAGAACCGCAGAAGACGCAGGGATCACGTCAATATGCCAGCCTGCCCCGTCGCTGAACGTCCAGCACACGGATGAAAGAGGGAAAAACGTTATCTGTCCCGCCATGGCCGTGTACTCAGTCCAGTCCGCCGTTGTCACTGACGCCACCCGGCAGGGTGAAGTCGTAGCGCACCTTACGGCCCTTATCTTCATAATCAATGGCCAGCTGACGGGTGATATGCACGGCAAGACGGGCACCGGGCGGCACATAAATGGCATCAAACGTCATCCCGTAACGCTGTTTGATCCAGTCGGTGGTTTCAGACATACCGCCGGAAATGGCTTTCCCCAGCGCCGCCTGTCCGGCGTCGCCGGTCATGGTGGCGGAAATGCCATTCACGTTGTTCTGCGTCGTGTACTGCCCCTGACTCATCGCTTCACCCGCCGCACCGGCAGCCGACAGGCCAAAGATGGTGGGCAGGTAGGTGGAGGCATTGGACTTACGTTCGCCGCCAATGCACGGGATCCCGTTTTCATCCGAAATCCAGCCGATACCGCCACTGGTGCCGGTATCCTGTTTAGCCTGAGCGTTATTATTCTGCCCGCCGGCGTTGTTACTGGTGTCTGGTCTGGGGAGGGTGCGCACCGTACCGTCGGAAAAAACAAAGGTGACGCTGTTAACCTGCCCGCGTACGCAGGACAGCGTCCAGTCACCGCTGGCCGTCCCGGAAACAATCGCCCCTTCGACGTCCGGCAGCTCGATGCCGTTCGCCGTCAGGTTATCCTTACCAATAAGCACCTTGAACGGATAAGGATCGGTCACGGTGCCGTTGATGGGCACACGGCCAAGCAGTGCCGTCATGGCGCGGCTGCCGACCAGCGTGGAATTTTCCGGCAGAGTGTAAACCGGCTCGGCGCTCTCTTCCGCCCCTTTTTCATTGGTACGTCCCTTCACTTTCTCTTCATAAGCGGCTTTCTGGCGGGTCAGCTCATTTTCCCCCAGAAAAGAGGTCGGGAACTGAGGTGAGGCTTTGCCGCTGGCCGCATCCCGCGGATCCGTCTCTTTCTGGTCCGTCGGCGCGACCCACATCATGCCGTCGCTGCCCTGAGAAGCGCTCCCCCCGGTGCTGCTGCCCATGCCGTCCAGGCCCAGCCCCAGCGGGATATCACTGTCCGCCGTTTTTTTCTCGGTGTCAGGCTTTTTGAGTTTGTCAGTCAGCTCCTGGATTTTCGCCGTCAGGCTCAGTTGTTCGTTCTGAAGCTGCGCCTGACGTTTGTCGTACTGCTCGCGCAGACCATTAACGGCCTCATTCACCTGCCCTGATACGTCCTGATTGCGCCGGCGCAACCGCTCGTTTTCTTTCACCAAATCCGCGTTCTGCTTATCCAGCGTTTTCTGGCGGTCACGCACATCATTCAGCCGGCCAATGAGCGTGCGCAGGGTGTCCTCCGGCGTGTCGCCTTCCACACCCAGCGCCTTCAGTTCATCCGGCGAGAGGTTTTTCAGGGAGCCGCTTTGTTTTGCCTGAGGTTGTTCTGCCGGTTCGTTTTTGCAGCTTTTGAGCCCCACGGCCAGCCCGGCAATCACCACGGCCGGCACGATAAACTTCACCAGGGCATTAGATTTAATCTGCATGGCGGGCCTCCTGTTTTACCGCACGGGCCGCTTTACGCAGCGCAGACGGCTCAGCAATAAATGCGCTCTCCGGACGACCGGCGGTCACCACATACACCGTGGTGGTGTCTTCCGGCGTGCCGGCCGGACCGACCCAGCGGTGCTGGAAGGTGGCGGACACAAATTGTCCCTGCAGCGCACGCGGATCCAGAACGACTTTACGGCTGCCGGTGTTCGTGAGCCTTAGTGCCACCACGCTGCGGTTTGCCACGCCCCAGCCAGCCAGC
Coding sequences within it:
- a CDS encoding TIGR03751 family conjugal transfer lipoprotein, encoding MYRTVFILALSCVMLSGCSTSKEEMLPAGDNTMLELWNGADGGGSTSRQSAAARDTLRRPLTGSETQADAQADRSYSRTQESEITQQFPRLPNPDMVMYLYPHLADGNTPVPGYSTVFPFYSQTQYAMPGERTEAL
- a CDS encoding TIGR03752 family integrating conjugative element protein encodes the protein MQIKSNALVKFIVPAVVIAGLAVGLKSCKNEPAEQPQAKQSGSLKNLSPDELKALGVEGDTPEDTLRTLIGRLNDVRDRQKTLDKQNADLVKENERLRRRNQDVSGQVNEAVNGLREQYDKRQAQLQNEQLSLTAKIQELTDKLKKPDTEKKTADSDIPLGLGLDGMGSSTGGSASQGSDGMMWVAPTDQKETDPRDAASGKASPQFPTSFLGENELTRQKAAYEEKVKGRTNEKGAEESAEPVYTLPENSTLVGSRAMTALLGRVPINGTVTDPYPFKVLIGKDNLTANGIELPDVEGAIVSGTASGDWTLSCVRGQVNSVTFVFSDGTVRTLPRPDTSNNAGGQNNNAQAKQDTGTSGGIGWISDENGIPCIGGERKSNASTYLPTIFGLSAAGAAGEAMSQGQYTTQNNVNGISATMTGDAGQAALGKAISGGMSETTDWIKQRYGMTFDAIYVPPGARLAVHITRQLAIDYEDKGRKVRYDFTLPGGVSDNGGLD